One Terriglobia bacterium DNA segment encodes these proteins:
- the typA gene encoding translational GTPase TypA: MSIRNIAIIAHVDHGKTTLVDAMLRQSGTFRANEQVIERVMDSNELERERGITILAKNTAIFYHDIKINIVDTPGHSDFGGEVERALKMVDGVMLLVDASEGPLPQTRYVLGKALEAKLPPIVVINKIDRSDARSQEVLNEIYDLFIDLDAEEDQLDFPVLYTNAKAGTTSPDMNLPGEDLQPLFDAILANIPLPGGTAEGPLQILVANLDYSDYLGRMAIARVFNGTLRTGEEVGIAKVDGSVQKTKITKLFSFRGLKRTDITETELGDIVAIAGVEGISIGDTITSAETPEPLPRIIIDEPTIAMQFTINTSPFSGRDGQYVTSRNLRERLEKELLTNVSLRVEETGTMDTFKVMGRGELQLAILIETMRREGYELMVGKPEIVTRNVDGKTMEPVEKLTIDVPESYVGVVIEKLGSRKGQLVKMHNHGYGRVRLEFDVPSRGLIGIRGELLTDTRGTAVMNSLFNGYIEWLGEIPHRPTGALVADRPGTTTAYALWGLQERGELFAGPGVEVYEGMIIGENAKDADLDVNCVREKKLTNMRASTADEAIRLVPHKELNLEQAIEFIADDEFVEITPTSLRLRKKVLQSNKRPRKNATPVATATE, encoded by the coding sequence TTGAGCATCCGCAACATCGCCATCATCGCGCACGTCGACCACGGCAAGACCACCTTGGTGGACGCCATGCTGCGCCAGAGCGGCACCTTCCGCGCCAACGAGCAGGTCATAGAGCGCGTCATGGACTCCAACGAATTGGAGCGTGAGCGCGGCATCACCATCCTGGCCAAGAACACCGCCATCTTCTACCACGACATCAAGATCAACATCGTGGATACACCCGGCCACAGCGACTTCGGCGGCGAGGTGGAACGCGCCCTGAAGATGGTGGACGGCGTCATGCTCCTGGTGGACGCCAGCGAAGGCCCGCTGCCCCAGACCCGCTACGTGCTGGGCAAGGCGCTCGAAGCCAAGCTGCCGCCCATCGTGGTCATCAACAAGATCGACCGCAGCGATGCCCGCTCGCAGGAAGTCTTGAACGAGATCTACGACCTGTTCATCGATCTCGACGCCGAGGAAGACCAGCTCGATTTCCCCGTGCTCTACACCAACGCCAAGGCCGGCACCACTTCGCCCGATATGAACCTGCCGGGCGAGGACCTGCAACCGCTCTTCGACGCCATCCTCGCGAACATCCCCCTGCCGGGCGGAACGGCGGAGGGGCCGCTTCAGATCCTGGTTGCCAACCTCGATTACAGTGACTACCTCGGCCGCATGGCCATCGCGCGCGTCTTCAACGGCACGCTGCGCACCGGAGAAGAGGTCGGCATCGCCAAGGTGGACGGCTCGGTGCAGAAAACGAAGATCACCAAGCTGTTCTCCTTCCGCGGGCTGAAGCGCACCGACATCACGGAAACCGAGCTGGGCGACATCGTGGCCATCGCCGGCGTCGAGGGCATCTCCATCGGCGACACCATCACCAGCGCCGAGACCCCTGAGCCGCTGCCCCGCATCATCATCGACGAGCCCACGATCGCCATGCAGTTCACCATCAACACCTCGCCCTTCTCCGGCCGCGACGGGCAGTACGTCACTTCGCGAAACCTGCGCGAGCGCCTGGAAAAGGAGCTGCTGACCAACGTCTCCCTGCGGGTCGAAGAGACCGGCACGATGGACACCTTCAAGGTCATGGGCCGCGGTGAACTCCAGCTCGCCATTCTCATCGAGACCATGCGCCGCGAGGGCTACGAGCTCATGGTCGGCAAGCCGGAGATCGTCACCCGCAACGTCGACGGCAAAACCATGGAACCGGTGGAGAAGCTCACCATCGACGTGCCCGAGAGCTACGTCGGCGTGGTCATCGAGAAGCTGGGCTCGCGCAAGGGCCAGTTGGTCAAGATGCACAATCACGGATATGGCCGTGTGCGCCTGGAGTTCGACGTCCCCAGCCGCGGCCTGATCGGCATCCGCGGCGAACTGCTCACCGACACCCGCGGTACCGCGGTCATGAATTCACTGTTCAACGGCTACATCGAGTGGCTGGGCGAGATTCCGCACCGTCCCACCGGCGCCCTGGTCGCCGACCGGCCGGGGACCACCACCGCCTATGCGCTGTGGGGCCTCCAGGAGCGCGGCGAGCTGTTCGCCGGTCCGGGCGTCGAGGTCTACGAGGGCATGATCATCGGCGAGAACGCCAAGGACGCCGACCTCGACGTCAACTGCGTGCGCGAGAAGAAGCTCACCAACATGCGCGCTTCCACCGCCGACGAGGCCATCCGCCTTGTCCCGCACAAGGAGCTGAACCTCGAGCAGGCCATCGAGTTCATCGCCGACGACGAGTTCGTCGAGATCACGCCCACGTCCCTGCGCCTGCGCAAGAAAGTCCTTCAGTCGAACAAGCGACCCCGTAAGAACGCGACGCCCGTTGCGACCGCGACGGAATGA
- a CDS encoding cold-shock protein: MEQGTVKWFNDAKGYGFISRQNGEDVFVHFSAIQAQGFRSLQEGQAVEFNVVKGPKGWQAENVRPL, translated from the coding sequence ATGGAACAAGGAACAGTAAAGTGGTTCAACGACGCTAAGGGTTATGGTTTCATCAGCCGCCAGAACGGGGAGGATGTCTTCGTACACTTCTCCGCGATCCAGGCACAGGGCTTCCGCAGCCTGCAGGAAGGCCAGGCGGTCGAGTTCAACGTCGTGAAGGGACCCAAGGGCTGGCAGGCCGAGAACGTTCGTCCTCTGTAA
- a CDS encoding cytochrome ubiquinol oxidase subunit I, with amino-acid sequence MDALLVDRLQFAFTVTYHYLFPQLTMGLAPLIVLLKTLGIWKQDERYHRAARFWARIFGINFAVGVVTGIPMEFQFGTNWAHFSRFAGGVIGQTLAMEGMFAFFLESSFLGLFLYGEKRLSPWAHWVTGLLVWIGAWISGFFIIATDAWMQHPVGFYRTADGAFHLSSFWALVLNPWAWWQYAHNMSGAMITGSFVMAAVGAFYLLNGKHVEQGRIFVGIGVAAALIFSLLQAFPTGDTQGKMVAQHQPVTLAAMEALFQTDTGAHLVILGQPDMEQLKLDNPISIHGLLSFLTYKRWNAEVKGLDAFPRETWPDNIPLLYYSYHIMVGLGTFFIAISIVAANKLRRGTLYHSRAMLWVLMLSFPFPYIANTAGWMTAEVGRQPWLVYGLMRTASGLSPHVSAGSGMFTLLGFMGMYTVLSMLFLFLMWREVEHGPEVVPSPPPDKSFDEREFSAAGR; translated from the coding sequence ATGGACGCACTCTTAGTGGATCGTCTGCAGTTCGCGTTTACTGTCACCTATCACTACTTATTCCCGCAACTCACCATGGGGCTTGCGCCCCTGATCGTCCTGCTGAAAACCCTGGGCATCTGGAAGCAGGACGAGCGCTACCACCGCGCGGCGCGCTTCTGGGCGCGCATCTTCGGCATCAACTTCGCGGTCGGCGTGGTGACCGGCATCCCCATGGAATTCCAGTTCGGCACCAACTGGGCGCACTTCTCGCGCTTCGCCGGCGGCGTGATCGGCCAGACGCTGGCCATGGAAGGCATGTTCGCCTTCTTCCTGGAGTCGTCGTTCCTCGGCCTGTTCCTCTACGGCGAGAAGCGCCTGAGCCCGTGGGCACATTGGGTGACCGGCCTGCTGGTGTGGATCGGCGCCTGGATCTCCGGCTTCTTCATCATCGCCACCGACGCCTGGATGCAGCATCCGGTCGGCTTCTACCGGACGGCGGACGGCGCATTCCATCTTTCCAGCTTCTGGGCGCTGGTGCTGAACCCGTGGGCGTGGTGGCAGTACGCGCACAACATGAGCGGCGCGATGATCACCGGCTCGTTCGTGATGGCTGCGGTGGGCGCCTTCTACCTGCTCAACGGCAAGCACGTCGAGCAGGGGCGCATCTTCGTGGGCATCGGCGTGGCGGCCGCGCTCATCTTCTCGCTGCTGCAAGCGTTCCCCACCGGCGACACGCAGGGCAAGATGGTGGCGCAACACCAGCCGGTCACGCTGGCCGCCATGGAAGCTCTCTTCCAGACCGACACCGGCGCGCACCTGGTCATCCTGGGCCAACCCGACATGGAGCAGCTCAAGCTCGACAATCCCATCAGCATCCACGGGCTGCTCAGCTTTCTGACGTATAAGCGCTGGAACGCCGAAGTGAAGGGGCTCGACGCCTTCCCCCGCGAGACCTGGCCCGACAACATCCCGCTGCTTTACTACAGCTACCACATCATGGTCGGGCTAGGGACGTTCTTTATTGCTATATCTATCGTCGCCGCCAACAAGCTGCGGCGAGGCACGCTGTACCACTCGCGCGCGATGCTCTGGGTCCTGATGCTGTCGTTTCCCTTCCCCTACATCGCCAACACCGCGGGCTGGATGACCGCCGAAGTCGGCCGGCAGCCCTGGCTGGTGTACGGCCTCATGCGCACCGCGAGCGGCCTTTCGCCGCACGTCTCCGCCGGCAGCGGAATGTTCACCCTGCTGGGCTTCATGGGCATGTACACCGTGCTGAGCATGCTGTTCCTGTTCCTGATGTGGCGGGAGGTAGAGCACGGACCGGAGGTGGTCCCATCTCCTCCTCCGGACAAAAGTTTCGACGAACGCGAATTCTCGGCGGCGGGGAGGTAA
- a CDS encoding radical SAM protein has product MASSGEKPNTDGAPKPRLVFWEVTKGCNLRCIHCRATATELSSPTDLPTEKAKGIIDQIASFANPILVLSGGEPLFRKDIFELASYGTAKGLRVALATNGTLVSKEIAQKIVDSGVKRVAISLDGADAETHDSFRGIPGAFDAAVRGLKNLRSLGMGVQINMTVARHNAHQLPDVLELARSIGADALHTFLLVPVGCGVEIADREMVPAEEYEKILNWFYDKSLEGDIELKATCAPHYFRVVRQRRAQERREAEHAPVNVAGIGPTDALLPGATGIVINQNAGHPGGHPGRVPKGHHTGHPGSAPDGMSAMTKGCLAGTGVCFISHEGEVFPCGYLPMKSGDLRTQSFAEVWTSSEVFEQLRDTGNLKGKCGCCEFRNVCMGCRARAYAATGDMLDEEPFCVYQPKTAATPVRK; this is encoded by the coding sequence ATGGCATCCAGTGGGGAAAAGCCGAACACGGACGGGGCGCCCAAGCCGCGCCTGGTTTTCTGGGAAGTCACCAAGGGGTGCAACCTGCGCTGCATCCACTGCCGGGCCACCGCCACCGAGCTTTCCAGCCCCACCGACCTGCCCACGGAAAAAGCGAAAGGCATCATCGACCAGATCGCGTCGTTCGCCAATCCGATCCTGGTGCTGAGCGGCGGCGAGCCGCTCTTCCGCAAAGACATTTTCGAGCTGGCCTCGTATGGGACCGCCAAAGGGCTCCGGGTCGCGCTGGCGACCAACGGCACGCTGGTGTCGAAGGAGATCGCGCAGAAGATCGTGGACTCCGGCGTGAAGCGCGTCGCCATCTCGCTGGACGGCGCCGACGCCGAGACGCACGACTCGTTCCGCGGCATTCCGGGCGCGTTCGACGCCGCCGTACGCGGCCTGAAGAACCTGCGCTCGCTGGGCATGGGCGTGCAGATCAACATGACAGTCGCACGGCACAACGCGCACCAGTTGCCGGACGTCCTGGAGCTCGCCCGTTCCATCGGCGCCGACGCCCTGCACACCTTCCTGCTCGTGCCCGTGGGCTGCGGCGTGGAGATCGCCGACCGCGAGATGGTCCCCGCCGAGGAATACGAAAAGATCCTGAACTGGTTCTACGACAAATCGCTGGAAGGCGACATCGAGCTGAAGGCCACTTGCGCGCCGCACTACTTCCGAGTGGTACGCCAGCGCCGGGCGCAGGAGCGCCGCGAGGCGGAGCACGCCCCGGTCAACGTCGCGGGCATCGGCCCCACCGACGCCCTGCTGCCCGGCGCCACCGGCATCGTCATCAACCAGAACGCCGGACATCCGGGCGGGCATCCGGGACGCGTGCCCAAGGGACATCACACCGGCCACCCGGGCTCTGCGCCCGACGGCATGAGCGCCATGACCAAGGGCTGCCTGGCGGGCACGGGTGTATGCTTCATCTCGCACGAGGGAGAGGTGTTCCCCTGCGGCTATCTGCCGATGAAGTCGGGCGACCTGCGCACGCAGTCGTTCGCCGAGGTTTGGACCAGTTCCGAAGTCTTTGAACAGCTGAGGGACACCGGGAACCTGAAAGGAAAGTGCGGATGCTGCGAGTTCCGCAACGTCTGCATGGGGTGCCGCGCACGCGCCTATGCCGCCACCGGCGACATGCTCGACGAAGAGCCATTCTGCGTCTATCAGCCGAAGACGGCGGCGACGCCAGTCCGTAAGTGA
- the cydB gene encoding cytochrome d ubiquinol oxidase subunit II, translated as MPTFWFVIVALMLVAYVVLDGFDLGAGIVQLFIARNSQERTLIARSVGPVWDGNEVWLLAAGGTLYFAFPLLYASSFSGFYLPLIMALWLLMMRGIGLEFRHHIKSGLWETFFDVMFAVASLLLAIFYGAALGNVIRGVPLKPDGYFFEPLWTTFTVTPEAGILDWYTVMAGVVALVTLGLHGAHWVATKTQDELNLRARRFARLAWILLLALTPLSLVATVYVRAQMLDNYWQHPIGLLIPAVVVASLVAMEVFRGRGDDRAAFLTSAVYIAAMLGGAAFGLYPNVLPASTDPSLGLTIYNSAAAEHGLRVGMAWWFVGIVFVIGYFVFVYRTFRGKVSLEGGQHGY; from the coding sequence ATGCCAACCTTCTGGTTCGTCATCGTCGCTCTGATGCTGGTGGCGTACGTGGTGCTTGACGGCTTCGACCTAGGCGCCGGGATCGTGCAACTGTTCATCGCCCGCAACAGCCAGGAGCGCACGCTGATCGCGCGCTCCGTCGGGCCCGTCTGGGACGGCAACGAAGTCTGGCTGCTGGCCGCCGGCGGCACCCTGTACTTCGCCTTTCCGTTGCTGTATGCCTCGAGCTTCAGCGGCTTCTACCTGCCGCTGATCATGGCGCTGTGGCTGCTGATGATGCGCGGCATCGGGCTGGAGTTCCGGCACCACATCAAGAGCGGCCTCTGGGAGACCTTCTTCGACGTGATGTTCGCCGTCGCCAGCCTGCTGCTGGCGATCTTTTACGGGGCGGCGCTGGGAAACGTGATCCGGGGCGTGCCGCTCAAGCCCGACGGCTACTTCTTCGAACCGCTGTGGACCACCTTCACGGTGACGCCCGAGGCCGGCATCCTCGACTGGTACACGGTGATGGCGGGGGTGGTGGCGCTGGTCACGCTGGGACTGCACGGCGCCCACTGGGTCGCCACCAAGACTCAGGATGAGCTCAACCTGCGTGCCCGGCGCTTCGCCCGCCTGGCGTGGATCCTGCTGCTGGCGCTGACGCCGCTGTCGCTGGTGGCCACGGTGTACGTCCGCGCGCAAATGCTGGATAACTACTGGCAGCATCCTATCGGCCTGCTGATCCCCGCGGTGGTCGTGGCCAGCCTGGTGGCCATGGAGGTCTTCCGCGGACGCGGCGACGACCGCGCTGCGTTCCTGACTTCGGCGGTGTACATCGCGGCCATGCTGGGGGGCGCCGCCTTCGGGCTGTATCCGAACGTGCTGCCGGCCAGCACCGACCCCAGCCTCGGGCTCACCATCTACAACAGCGCCGCCGCCGAACATGGGCTGCGCGTCGGCATGGCGTGGTGGTTCGTCGGCATCGTTTTTGTCATCGGCTACTTCGTTTTCGTTTACCGCACCTTCCGCGGCAAGGTGTCGCTGGAAGGAGGACAACACGGGTACTAG
- a CDS encoding response regulator — translation MKGKILIVDDDESIRDVLGELLQREGYELAFAQDGDQALEVYDRFQPDVVLLDIVMPRMNGFEVCRILKHRPDSRLVPVVLVTGLSQIEDRVRGLECGADDLLIKPFDRAELLARVRSLLVMKAYTDELEQAADALFMLARVIEGKDPFTQGHCDRVADYAVRLGQRVGCSEEELSALRIGGVLHDIGKVVIPESVLLKKGQLSDAEWQLVRQHPVVGEQLCAPLTSLRPVLPIIRHHHERFDGSGYPDGLKGAQIPLVARVFQIGDIYDALTTQRPYKAALNRSQAMEIMQEHVNQGWLDSSLLAQFRQVLNNPPAPALRPGNA, via the coding sequence ATGAAAGGCAAGATTCTCATCGTCGACGACGACGAGTCCATCCGCGACGTGCTCGGGGAGTTGCTCCAGCGCGAGGGCTACGAACTCGCCTTCGCCCAGGACGGCGACCAGGCCCTGGAGGTCTACGACCGCTTCCAGCCCGACGTGGTCCTGCTCGACATCGTCATGCCGCGCATGAACGGCTTCGAGGTGTGCCGCATCCTCAAGCACCGCCCGGACAGCCGCCTGGTCCCGGTCGTGCTCGTCACCGGCCTTTCCCAGATCGAGGACCGCGTACGCGGCCTGGAATGCGGCGCCGACGACTTGCTCATCAAGCCTTTCGACCGCGCCGAACTGCTCGCCCGCGTCCGCTCGCTGCTCGTCATGAAGGCCTACACCGACGAGCTGGAGCAGGCCGCCGACGCCCTCTTCATGCTGGCCCGCGTCATCGAAGGGAAGGACCCCTTCACCCAGGGTCACTGCGACCGCGTCGCCGACTACGCCGTCCGCCTGGGACAGCGCGTGGGCTGCTCCGAGGAGGAGCTGAGCGCGCTGCGCATCGGCGGCGTCCTCCACGACATCGGCAAGGTTGTGATCCCCGAGTCCGTCCTGCTGAAGAAGGGGCAGCTCAGCGATGCCGAATGGCAGCTCGTGCGCCAGCATCCCGTGGTTGGAGAGCAGTTGTGCGCTCCCCTGACCTCGTTGCGGCCGGTGCTGCCCATCATCCGCCACCACCACGAGCGTTTCGACGGCTCGGGGTACCCGGACGGCCTCAAGGGCGCGCAGATCCCGCTGGTGGCGCGCGTCTTTCAGATCGGCGACATCTACGACGCTCTCACCACCCAGCGGCCCTATAAGGCGGCCCTCAACCGCTCCCAGGCCATGGAGATCATGCAAGAGCATGTGAACCAGGGCTGGCTCGATTCCTCTTTGCTGGCCCAATTCCGCCAGGTGCTGAACAATCCACCCGCTCCGGCCCTGAGGCCGGGGAACGCCTGA
- a CDS encoding amino acid racemase: MKTAGMIGGLGPESTIDYYRLIISGYRARRPDGGYPSLIINSLDLAKGIELVDSGRLSELADYLASGVEKLVRAGADFGFFSANTPHIVFDDVQRRSAIPLLSIVRATCDRAKALGLKKVGLFGTGFTMRGSFYPEEFRRAGIAITPPNKSEQDFIHQKYLGELLVGTFLPETRAELLRIAHRMKVEEGTEAMILAGTELPLLLRDSGKSDLEFLDTTAIHVEAVVDELLR, encoded by the coding sequence ATGAAAACCGCAGGCATGATCGGCGGCCTTGGGCCCGAGTCCACCATCGATTACTACCGCTTGATCATCTCGGGTTATCGTGCCCGGCGGCCCGATGGGGGCTACCCATCCCTCATCATCAATAGTCTCGATCTTGCCAAGGGCATCGAGTTGGTGGACAGCGGGCGGCTCAGCGAGCTCGCGGATTACCTCGCCTCCGGGGTCGAGAAGCTGGTGCGCGCCGGCGCCGACTTTGGCTTCTTTTCCGCCAACACCCCGCACATCGTCTTCGACGATGTTCAGCGGCGGTCGGCGATCCCTCTGCTCAGCATCGTGCGGGCAACGTGTGACCGTGCGAAAGCGCTGGGGTTGAAAAAAGTCGGACTCTTCGGGACCGGATTCACCATGCGAGGGAGTTTTTATCCCGAGGAGTTCCGGCGGGCGGGAATCGCCATCACGCCACCCAACAAGTCAGAGCAGGACTTCATTCACCAGAAGTACCTCGGCGAACTCCTGGTCGGCACATTCCTGCCGGAGACCCGTGCGGAGTTGCTGCGCATCGCGCATCGGATGAAAGTCGAAGAGGGCACGGAGGCCATGATCCTGGCGGGGACGGAACTGCCACTACTGTTGCGGGATTCCGGGAAGTCCGACCTTGAGTTTCTCGACACGACTGCGATCCACGTCGAAGCGGTCGTCGACGAGTTGCTGCGATGA
- a CDS encoding Zn-dependent exopeptidase M28, protein MWWVVSLLFALSVALTGASAQSIIFTRVPKDVVEQRVRELKKDNAEREATLKRSFADAGCDQGSLKELPVKHEKVPNVLCILKGTSDSVIVVGAHTDHVARGEGAVDNWSGAALLPSLLQSISNVPRKHTFVFVGFTAEEQGLVGSKAYADGLSKEDRANIRAMVDIDTLGLSSTKVWATRADKKLLAELVRVAQTMKLPLQAVNADKVGAADSFSFDKYKIPTIAIHSITQETWRILHTDKDTLAVLHMDEYYDTYRLLAVYLAYLDNVLP, encoded by the coding sequence ATGTGGTGGGTGGTCTCTCTCCTATTTGCACTCTCGGTCGCCCTAACTGGCGCTTCTGCCCAGAGCATCATCTTCACCCGGGTGCCGAAGGACGTGGTGGAACAGCGCGTACGTGAGCTCAAGAAAGACAATGCGGAACGAGAGGCCACCTTGAAGCGATCCTTCGCCGACGCCGGCTGCGATCAAGGTTCTCTGAAGGAACTCCCCGTCAAACACGAAAAAGTCCCCAATGTGCTCTGCATCCTGAAGGGGACGTCGGATTCTGTCATCGTTGTGGGCGCTCATACCGATCACGTCGCCCGAGGTGAGGGCGCGGTGGACAATTGGAGCGGCGCCGCACTTCTACCAAGCCTGCTGCAAAGCATCTCGAATGTTCCACGAAAGCACACGTTCGTCTTCGTGGGCTTCACGGCCGAGGAACAAGGGCTGGTTGGGTCGAAGGCCTACGCCGACGGGTTGTCGAAAGAAGATCGAGCGAACATCCGCGCGATGGTCGACATCGACACCTTGGGCCTCTCGTCGACCAAGGTATGGGCCACCCGGGCGGACAAGAAGCTGCTGGCGGAATTAGTGCGCGTTGCCCAGACCATGAAGTTGCCTTTGCAAGCTGTGAACGCAGACAAAGTGGGGGCTGCGGATTCGTTCAGTTTCGACAAGTACAAGATTCCTACCATCGCCATCCATTCGATCACGCAGGAGACCTGGCGGATCCTGCACACAGACAAGGACACGCTTGCCGTACTTCACATGGACGAGTACTACGACACGTATCGGCTGCTGGCGGTGTATCTGGCATACCTGGATAACGTGTTGCCGTGA
- a CDS encoding YwiC-like family protein, which yields MASMDSEVHSLNGARLRTLLWPREHGAWGILLVPLVTGAAVGLMHGGSLAAVLLFLAASLALFCLRTPVESLLGASAMRAQKGPERQWVLLGAAVYGAIALATLAALFWGGRNRGLFLLGAAAAVSFGVQAALRKLGRSTRTGSQIIGSLGLTSTAAGAYYVTTGQLDAHALALWGANWLFAANQILFVQLRLHAAKVESVGKRFAHGWHAVAGLGITLALLLGAFEMGLMPKRAVLAYHPMMLRNLWWFFQKPRPLNVHRLGIRELISAAIFGVIFILALVSWH from the coding sequence ATGGCATCCATGGATAGCGAAGTACATAGCTTGAACGGTGCGCGCCTGCGTACCCTGCTGTGGCCGCGCGAGCATGGAGCGTGGGGCATCCTGCTGGTTCCCCTGGTGACGGGAGCGGCGGTCGGGCTGATGCACGGCGGATCGCTTGCCGCCGTGCTGCTCTTCCTGGCTGCTTCGCTGGCCCTGTTCTGCCTGCGGACGCCGGTGGAGTCGCTGCTGGGAGCGTCGGCCATGCGGGCGCAGAAAGGCCCGGAGCGACAGTGGGTGCTGTTGGGCGCCGCCGTGTACGGCGCGATCGCGCTGGCCACCCTGGCGGCCCTGTTCTGGGGCGGACGCAACCGCGGCCTATTCCTGCTGGGAGCGGCCGCAGCCGTCTCCTTCGGCGTCCAGGCGGCGCTGCGCAAGCTGGGACGCTCCACCCGCACCGGTTCCCAGATCATCGGCTCCCTGGGCCTGACCTCGACCGCCGCCGGCGCTTACTACGTGACCACCGGACAGCTCGATGCGCACGCTCTGGCGTTGTGGGGCGCCAACTGGCTGTTCGCCGCCAACCAGATCCTGTTCGTCCAACTGCGGCTGCACGCGGCCAAAGTGGAGAGTGTCGGCAAGCGCTTCGCCCACGGCTGGCATGCCGTGGCGGGGCTGGGGATCACGCTCGCGCTCTTGCTCGGGGCCTTCGAGATGGGCCTTATGCCCAAGCGCGCGGTCCTGGCCTACCACCCCATGATGTTGCGCAACCTTTGGTGGTTTTTCCAGAAGCCCCGGCCATTGAACGTCCACCGGCTGGGGATCCGCGAGCTGATCTCCGCCGCGATCTTCGGCGTGATCTTCATTCTCGCGCTGGTGAGTTGGCACTAG